Proteins encoded by one window of Candidatus Zixiibacteriota bacterium:
- a CDS encoding ROK family protein, with translation MSDKHVYAGIDIGGTNIKYGLFDEEGKVIFKEQRPTMAEKGPMPLMHLVTNIGEKLLYYAADENYHVDWIGVGSAGAIDHKKGKVIGPSPNIVGWQGMEIGPIMQERLNLPVFVDNDVNCMALAESRFGAAIGASSVVCAAVGTGVGGGLIIDNKLVRGASSSAGELGHMTIDLNGPKCACGNNGCVEAFCSSQAIIDRAIRKLNNGLTPICDEILEGSLDNLNIKKLFAAARKGDDIANQVVDETARYLGVALAGIVNLINPEVVVIGGGITDGGAGFVSAAADEIRKRAFSSAVEKLVVVKAALGNDAGFIGAGLLGIEKD, from the coding sequence ATGTCAGATAAGCACGTATATGCCGGAATCGATATCGGCGGGACCAACATCAAGTACGGCCTGTTCGATGAAGAGGGGAAAGTGATCTTCAAAGAGCAGCGCCCCACGATGGCGGAGAAGGGTCCGATGCCTCTTATGCATCTGGTGACCAATATTGGCGAGAAACTGCTGTATTACGCGGCTGACGAAAACTACCACGTTGATTGGATTGGCGTGGGTTCGGCAGGCGCTATCGACCACAAGAAAGGCAAGGTTATTGGACCGAGTCCGAATATCGTGGGCTGGCAGGGGATGGAAATCGGCCCAATTATGCAAGAGCGCCTTAACCTGCCGGTTTTCGTGGACAATGATGTTAACTGTATGGCGCTGGCCGAATCTCGATTCGGGGCTGCCATTGGCGCGTCGTCAGTGGTCTGCGCTGCCGTTGGTACAGGAGTGGGAGGCGGGCTGATAATTGACAATAAACTCGTGCGTGGCGCGAGTTCATCGGCTGGCGAGCTTGGTCACATGACTATCGATTTGAACGGCCCGAAGTGTGCTTGCGGCAACAACGGATGTGTCGAGGCTTTCTGTTCGTCGCAGGCAATAATAGATAGGGCTATACGCAAGTTGAATAATGGGTTAACGCCAATTTGTGATGAAATACTTGAAGGCTCTCTGGACAACCTGAATATAAAGAAACTGTTTGCGGCTGCACGCAAGGGGGACGATATCGCCAATCAGGTAGTTGACGAGACAGCCAGGTATCTCGGGGTGGCTCTGGCCGGTATCGTGAATCTTATTAATCCGGAAGTCGTAGTGATCGGTGGCGGTATTACCGATGGCGGGGCGGGGTTCGTATCGGCCGCGGCCGATGAGATTAGAAAACGAGCCTTTTCATCGGCTGTCGAGAAGCTGGTCGTCGTTAAGGCCGCTCTTGGCAACGATGCCGGCTTTATCGGAGCCGGTTTGCTTGGAATAGAAAAAGATTAA